The Kluyvera intermedia genome window below encodes:
- a CDS encoding NCS2 family permease, with the protein MADNTLQSSTSGNWLERRFALYSRGSSLRTECLAGVTGFLAAAYLLVVIPGLLAVGGMDKGAATTGTILVFVGGTLLMAFYANLPFIVGPGIGGSVLVGVTLAGSEHIGWPIGLGIACWSGILFFLLTKFGLREVVTRSVPQSIKLGLTASIGLFVAVLGFRNAGLVLANAKTNSLMLGDFLTPGALVALCGLFLAIALQARRIPGAILWAILFATLVGIPAGVTRLPSHFIDVPHSLTPVLGQIDMLGALNIAFLPFLFVFFASEFFSTMGTTLAVGGEAGLLDEEGNMPHINRPFMVDSIAAAAGPWLGIPAATALIESSAAAEAGGKTGLTALAAAVMFLLMLLFTPVALMIPKEATAPALILIGLNMFSGLRKVDLANFTDGLPVLMMVMITLIANSFGTGIAGGLLFYVVIKTIAGKWREIPLGLWILAVPLVYYFATLVRH; encoded by the coding sequence ATGGCCGATAATACCCTTCAATCTTCAACTTCCGGGAACTGGCTGGAACGCCGCTTTGCGCTCTATTCTCGCGGCAGCTCGCTACGCACCGAGTGTCTGGCGGGCGTCACCGGCTTTCTTGCTGCCGCCTATCTTTTAGTGGTCATTCCGGGCCTGTTGGCCGTGGGCGGAATGGATAAAGGTGCGGCAACCACCGGCACCATTCTGGTGTTTGTCGGCGGGACGCTGCTGATGGCATTTTACGCCAACCTGCCGTTTATTGTCGGCCCAGGCATCGGCGGTTCGGTGCTGGTCGGCGTGACGCTGGCGGGCAGCGAACACATCGGCTGGCCGATTGGCCTGGGGATTGCCTGCTGGTCGGGGATCCTCTTTTTCCTGCTGACCAAATTTGGCCTGCGTGAAGTCGTCACCCGTTCAGTGCCCCAGTCGATAAAGCTTGGGCTGACCGCATCCATCGGCTTGTTTGTCGCAGTACTCGGTTTTCGTAATGCCGGTCTGGTGCTGGCGAACGCCAAAACCAACTCGCTGATGCTGGGCGATTTTCTCACTCCAGGTGCGTTGGTCGCGCTATGCGGGCTGTTCCTCGCCATCGCCCTTCAGGCTCGTCGTATTCCGGGGGCGATTTTGTGGGCAATTTTATTCGCCACGCTGGTCGGCATTCCGGCGGGCGTGACCCGTTTGCCAAGCCATTTTATCGACGTGCCGCACTCGCTGACGCCGGTGCTGGGGCAGATTGATATGCTTGGCGCGCTCAACATCGCCTTTCTGCCGTTCCTGTTTGTCTTTTTTGCCTCTGAGTTTTTCTCCACCATGGGCACCACGCTGGCGGTCGGTGGTGAGGCCGGACTGCTGGATGAAGAAGGCAACATGCCTCATATCAATCGCCCGTTTATGGTCGACTCGATTGCGGCGGCCGCCGGGCCGTGGTTAGGTATTCCGGCGGCGACCGCGCTGATTGAATCGTCGGCAGCCGCTGAAGCCGGTGGTAAAACCGGCCTGACGGCGCTGGCGGCAGCGGTAATGTTCCTGCTGATGTTGCTGTTCACCCCGGTGGCGCTGATGATCCCGAAAGAAGCCACCGCGCCCGCGTTGATCCTGATTGGCCTGAATATGTTCAGTGGGCTGCGCAAGGTTGACCTTGCAAACTTCACCGACGGGCTGCCGGTATTGATGATGGTGATGATCACCCTTATCGCCAACAGTTTTGGCACCGGGATCGCCGGTGGGCTGCTGTTTTATGTGGTGATCAAAACCATCGCGGGGAAATGGCGCGAGATCCCGCTGGGGCTGTGGATCCTGGCCGTGCCGCTGGTCTATTACTTTGCCACGCTGGTGAGACACTAA
- a CDS encoding adenine deaminase, whose product MSSNAETRRRAVQAARGEVPFDLLLTDARIVDMATGEIRDADVGIVGDMIASVHPRGSRHDALEHHSLPGVFLTPGLMDTHVHLESSHLPPERYAEIVLAQGTTAVFWDPHELANVLGVAGVRYAIEASRHLPLQVMVAAPSSVPSTPGLEMSGADFAGAEMETMLGWPEVRGVAEVMDMHGVLHGSCRMQEIVQAGLNSGKLIEGHARGLSGADLQAYLAAGVTSDHELTSADDALEKLRAGLTLEIRGSHPYLLPDIVKALKTLPHLSSQITVCTDDVPPDMLLEKGGIIALLNLLIEHGLPATDVLRFATLNAAIRLQRHDLGLIAAGRRADLVVFDSLDKLQARAVYVAGKQIARDGKLLEPIAAANGVTPPRDTLRLEPLSADDFALRVGDIHHGVARLRHIHGARFTQWGEVDVQIRHGKVQIPDGFSLIWVKHRHGRHGAKPQIALLEGWGELRGAIATSYSHDSHNLVVLGRNADDMAQAANQLIASGGGMALAQHGKILAHVAMPIAGMLSDQPAAELAAAFRNLRDLSAEIADWEPPYRVFKAIEGTCLACNAGPHLTDLGLTDGTTRQIVDPVISSQHTAQQ is encoded by the coding sequence ATGTCCAGCAATGCTGAAACCCGCCGTCGTGCCGTCCAGGCTGCGCGCGGTGAAGTCCCGTTCGATCTACTGCTGACCGACGCCCGTATCGTTGATATGGCAACCGGTGAAATCCGTGATGCCGACGTGGGTATCGTGGGCGATATGATCGCCAGCGTGCACCCGCGCGGTAGCCGCCATGATGCGCTCGAGCACCATTCTCTGCCGGGCGTTTTTCTCACGCCAGGACTCATGGATACCCACGTTCACCTAGAAAGCTCACACCTGCCGCCTGAGCGCTACGCAGAAATCGTGCTGGCGCAGGGCACCACCGCCGTATTCTGGGATCCACATGAACTGGCTAACGTGCTGGGTGTGGCAGGCGTGCGCTACGCCATTGAAGCCAGCCGCCATCTACCGCTGCAGGTGATGGTTGCCGCGCCTTCCAGCGTGCCGTCGACGCCGGGACTGGAGATGTCCGGCGCAGATTTTGCCGGTGCCGAAATGGAGACCATGCTCGGCTGGCCGGAAGTTCGCGGCGTGGCAGAAGTAATGGATATGCACGGTGTGCTACACGGTAGCTGCCGGATGCAGGAAATCGTGCAGGCCGGGCTAAACAGCGGCAAGTTGATTGAAGGCCACGCCCGTGGTCTGAGCGGCGCCGACCTGCAAGCCTATCTCGCCGCTGGCGTGACCTCCGATCACGAATTGACCTCCGCCGATGATGCGCTGGAAAAACTGCGTGCCGGGCTGACCCTAGAAATTCGCGGCTCGCATCCTTACCTGTTGCCGGATATCGTCAAGGCGCTGAAAACGTTGCCGCACCTCTCCTCACAAATTACCGTCTGCACCGATGACGTACCGCCAGACATGCTGCTGGAAAAAGGCGGCATTATCGCCCTGCTCAACCTGCTGATTGAGCATGGTCTGCCAGCCACCGATGTGCTGCGCTTCGCCACGCTAAACGCGGCTATTCGTCTTCAACGTCACGATCTGGGGCTGATTGCCGCCGGACGTCGCGCTGATCTTGTGGTTTTTGATTCGCTGGACAAACTTCAGGCACGCGCCGTGTATGTCGCTGGCAAACAAATTGCCCGCGACGGCAAGTTGCTCGAACCGATTGCTGCAGCCAACGGCGTGACGCCACCGCGAGACACCCTGCGCCTGGAACCACTCAGTGCGGATGATTTCGCCCTGCGGGTGGGCGACATTCATCATGGCGTCGCCCGTCTGCGCCATATTCACGGCGCTCGCTTTACCCAATGGGGTGAAGTAGACGTGCAGATCCGTCATGGCAAGGTACAAATTCCTGACGGTTTCAGCTTGATCTGGGTGAAACATCGCCACGGTCGTCATGGGGCCAAACCGCAGATTGCGCTGCTGGAAGGCTGGGGTGAGCTGCGTGGCGCAATTGCCACCAGCTACTCGCACGACTCGCACAACCTGGTAGTACTGGGGCGCAACGCCGATGATATGGCGCAGGCTGCCAATCAGTTGATCGCCTCTGGCGGCGGCATGGCGCTGGCGCAACACGGCAAGATCCTCGCCCATGTGGCGATGCCGATCGCCGGGATGCTCTCCGACCAGCCCGCAGCAGAGCTTGCCGCCGCATTTCGTAACCTGCGCGATCTTAGCGCCGAAATCGCCGACTGGGAGCCACCATACCGGGTATTCAAAGCGATTGAAGGCACCTGCCTTGCCTGTAACGCCGGGCCGCATTTAACCGATTTAGGGCTGACCGACGGCACCACGCGACAGATTGTCGACCCGGTCATTTCGTCACAACACACAGCACAACAATAA
- a CDS encoding LysR family transcriptional regulator — MTEPWQRLPALSLKQLQYFVTLAQLRHFTDTANRLAISQPALSSALRQIETVIGGKLVNRTASSVTLTELGAAILPHAQRVLSVAQMAFCDIQQIAQAGGDGTVRIGLVPSVSSLLFPLLPNALAQAFPRLRVEFHDRTNDALARDLQCGQIDFGVGAIDSSLPEDLQLFPLREDPLVAVLHVDDPLAGQPHLPWKLLAGRDIAVFSKGNIQRLVSALVESQRLTLNARYQVDYVETLYGLVRSRLAVGLLPQLYTTHLQDSVLRVAQLQQPALTRTVALMRGAQALPPMIEACFTLLLKRLREGDVL; from the coding sequence ATGACTGAACCCTGGCAGCGACTGCCTGCGCTCTCGCTTAAACAATTGCAGTATTTTGTCACGCTAGCGCAGCTGCGTCACTTTACCGACACCGCCAATCGGCTGGCGATTAGCCAACCGGCGCTGAGCAGTGCGCTGCGACAAATTGAAACGGTGATCGGCGGCAAGCTGGTTAACCGTACCGCCTCGTCGGTGACGCTAACCGAACTGGGGGCGGCGATTTTGCCTCATGCCCAGCGGGTACTGAGCGTGGCGCAAATGGCCTTTTGCGATATCCAGCAAATTGCGCAGGCGGGCGGCGACGGCACGGTGCGTATTGGGCTGGTGCCATCGGTCAGTTCGCTGCTGTTTCCGCTGCTACCCAATGCGCTGGCCCAGGCGTTTCCGCGTCTGCGCGTCGAGTTTCATGATCGTACTAACGATGCGCTGGCGCGCGATTTGCAATGCGGACAGATTGATTTTGGCGTGGGGGCTATCGACAGTTCGCTACCGGAAGATCTCCAGCTTTTTCCATTGCGCGAAGACCCGCTGGTGGCGGTGCTGCATGTTGACGATCCGTTAGCCGGACAGCCGCATTTGCCGTGGAAACTGCTGGCGGGAAGGGATATTGCGGTATTCTCGAAAGGGAATATTCAGCGTCTGGTCAGCGCGCTGGTGGAAAGCCAGCGGTTGACGCTCAATGCACGCTATCAGGTGGATTATGTTGAAACGCTTTATGGCCTGGTGCGTTCGCGATTAGCTGTGGGGCTCTTGCCACAGCTTTATACTACGCATTTGCAGGACTCGGTTTTACGTGTAGCGCAACTGCAACAGCCCGCGCTTACCCGTACCGTGGCGCTGATGCGCGGTGCGCAGGCGCTGCCGCCGATGATTGAAGCGTGTTTTACGCTGCTGCTTAAGCGGTTGCGTGAGGGGGATGTGCTCTGA
- a CDS encoding YadA C-terminal domain-containing protein — protein MKSVKTTLVFGIVFFGSMSIGNTATIDAKDVQLSSGWDVETVFNQTFAQIRDLDTSRADQSSEIYHLQMGNLLRDDAIQQAEKKGTTALLGVAQNGSDIIKLQQDQDTQNQVISGVDKEAKLAGALADTADKKADANSQLIGGNTKNINENRKALSSKVENTTFKTDQDRQDADITNVQTQAKDNSGKLANHESRITRLESQNNARFSSVERQQNEDRKEYRAGIAGVGAIAGLHYVDTDNAVAVGAANFKDAQGYAMGYRHKFSENIAATMSASGTSNGDEVMAASASIGW, from the coding sequence ATGAAATCTGTAAAAACAACTTTGGTTTTTGGCATTGTCTTTTTTGGTTCAATGAGCATCGGTAATACTGCAACCATTGATGCTAAAGATGTACAACTTTCCTCTGGCTGGGATGTAGAAACGGTATTCAATCAGACGTTTGCACAAATCCGCGATTTGGATACTTCCAGGGCAGATCAAAGCTCTGAAATCTACCATCTGCAAATGGGTAACTTATTACGTGACGACGCCATTCAACAAGCGGAGAAAAAGGGGACAACAGCCTTGCTAGGCGTTGCCCAAAATGGTTCCGACATTATCAAATTGCAACAAGATCAAGATACCCAAAATCAGGTCATTAGCGGTGTTGATAAAGAAGCGAAACTAGCTGGTGCTCTTGCCGACACCGCGGACAAGAAAGCAGATGCTAATTCCCAACTAATTGGCGGCAATACAAAAAATATCAATGAAAACAGAAAGGCACTCTCATCAAAAGTTGAAAATACCACTTTCAAAACCGATCAAGATCGCCAGGATGCAGACATCACCAACGTTCAAACACAAGCTAAAGATAATAGCGGTAAATTAGCTAACCACGAATCACGCATTACTCGCTTAGAGAGTCAAAATAATGCTCGCTTCTCGTCCGTTGAAAGGCAGCAAAATGAAGACCGTAAAGAATACCGCGCAGGTATTGCAGGCGTGGGGGCAATCGCGGGGTTACATTATGTTGATACCGATAATGCTGTCGCGGTAGGGGCTGCGAACTTTAAAGATGCACAAGGTTATGCAATGGGCTACCGCCACAAGTTCTCTGAGAATATTGCAGCGACCATGTCTGCTTCCGGCACATCTAACGGTGACGAAGTTATGGCGGCCTCTGCCTCAATCGGATGGTAG
- a CDS encoding bifunctional diguanylate cyclase/phosphodiesterase has product MESNPHASLSSFIDLMLDAVFAVDAQANIVYASASCERIFGYTPNEIIGKNMFDMMLPEDRELTRNSVVEVMAGRPQFHFENRYVHKNGQVVNIMWSARWSQADQLRIGVARDITERKRAESLQSALYSISEAAHTAEDLLKLFQRIHEIVGTLLPADNFSVTLYDDTTAQLSFPYHVDEFQETPAPFTLMAGTFYSEVIHTGQPLLLTPETMDARLEELHISFGMNPFCWLGVPLKSHKGTIGVLMVKSYPGGVCYTEQDQELLQFVSTQIATVIERQQMQARLQHMAQYDQLTDLPNRNLLYDRLKTSLATAHQQQGHLSLLYIDLDKFKQVNDTLGHGIGDLLLQETAVRLKLCVRESDTVARIGGDEFVVLIQGSQVSDYTVVAMQKIDEAFNSAFILQGHHLHIVPSIGIARYPQHGQDERQLLEYADNAMYFAKNGKGPRNNND; this is encoded by the coding sequence ATGGAATCGAATCCTCACGCATCGTTGAGTAGTTTTATCGATCTCATGCTGGACGCTGTCTTTGCGGTCGATGCCCAAGCCAATATCGTTTATGCGAGCGCATCCTGCGAACGGATTTTTGGTTACACACCCAACGAGATAATCGGTAAGAACATGTTTGACATGATGCTGCCCGAAGATCGAGAGTTAACCCGAAACTCGGTGGTGGAAGTCATGGCGGGGCGTCCTCAGTTTCATTTTGAGAATCGCTACGTCCACAAGAATGGTCAGGTCGTCAATATCATGTGGTCTGCCCGTTGGTCGCAAGCCGATCAATTGCGGATTGGCGTTGCGCGTGACATCACCGAACGTAAACGCGCCGAATCGCTACAGTCGGCACTCTATTCTATTTCTGAAGCGGCACATACCGCAGAAGACTTGCTCAAGTTATTCCAGCGCATTCATGAGATCGTCGGTACGCTGCTTCCTGCCGATAACTTTTCGGTCACGCTGTATGACGATACAACTGCCCAACTGAGTTTCCCTTATCATGTTGATGAGTTTCAGGAGACCCCAGCTCCTTTTACCTTAATGGCAGGGACGTTTTACTCAGAAGTAATCCATACCGGTCAACCGCTACTGCTCACGCCTGAAACGATGGATGCCCGTCTGGAGGAGTTACATATCTCATTTGGTATGAACCCATTTTGCTGGCTTGGTGTACCGCTAAAGTCACATAAAGGTACTATCGGCGTGCTGATGGTCAAAAGCTACCCCGGCGGTGTGTGCTACACCGAACAGGATCAGGAGTTACTGCAGTTTGTCTCGACCCAAATCGCGACCGTCATTGAGCGTCAGCAGATGCAGGCTCGGTTGCAGCATATGGCGCAGTATGATCAACTGACCGATCTGCCAAACCGGAACTTATTGTATGACCGTCTGAAAACTTCACTGGCTACCGCACATCAACAACAGGGTCATCTGTCTTTGTTGTATATCGATCTCGATAAGTTTAAACAGGTTAACGACACGCTAGGTCATGGGATTGGTGATTTACTGCTGCAAGAAACTGCCGTACGTTTGAAGTTATGCGTACGTGAATCGGATACCGTTGCGCGCATCGGCGGTGATGAATTCGTGGTGCTGATTCAGGGGAGCCAGGTTTCTGACTATACGGTTGTGGCGATGCAAAAAATTGATGAGGCATTTAACTCAGCTTTTATTCTGCAAGGGCATCATTTGCACATTGTACCGAGTATTGGCATTGCTCGTTATCCGCAACACGGTCAAGACGAGCGTCAGCTTCTCGAATATGCCGATAATGCGATGTATTTTGCCAAAAATGGCAAAGGACCGCGAAATAACAACGACTAA
- a CDS encoding IS1-like element IS1B family transposase (programmed frameshift): MASVSISCPSCSATDGVVRNGKSTAGHQRYLCSHCRKTWQLQFTYTASQPGTHQKIIDMAMNGVGCRATARIMGVGLNTIFRHFKKLRPQSVTSRIQPGSDVIVCAEMDEQWGYVGAKSRQRWLFYAYDRLRKTVVAHVFGERTMATLGRLMSLLSPFDVVIWMTDGWPLYESRLKGKLHIISKRYTQRIERHNLNLRQHLARLGRKSLSFSKSVELHDKVIGHYLNIKHYQ; the protein is encoded by the exons GTGGCTTCTGTTTCTATCAGCTGTCCCTCCTGTTCAGCTACTGACGGGGTGGTGCGTAACGGCAAAAGCACCGCCGGACATCAGCGCTATCTCTGCTCTCACTGCCGTAAAACATGGCAACTGCAGTTCACTTACACCGCTTCTCAACCCGGTACGCACCAGAAAATCATTGATATGGCCATGAATGGCGTTGGATGCCGGGCAACTGCCCGCATTATGGGCGTTGGCCTCAACACGATTTTCCGCCATT TTAAAAAACTCAGGCCGCAGTCGGTAACCTCGCGCATACAGCCGGGCAGTGACGTCATCGTCTGCGCGGAAATGGACGAACAGTGGGGATACGTCGGGGCTAAATCGCGCCAGCGCTGGCTGTTTTACGCGTATGACAGGCTCCGGAAGACGGTTGTTGCGCACGTATTCGGTGAACGCACTATGGCGACGCTGGGGCGTCTTATGAGCCTGCTGTCACCCTTTGACGTGGTGATATGGATGACGGATGGCTGGCCGCTGTATGAATCCCGCCTGAAGGGAAAGCTGCACATAATCAGCAAGCGATATACGCAGCGAATTGAGCGGCATAACCTGAATCTGAGGCAGCACCTGGCACGGCTGGGACGGAAGTCGCTGTCGTTCTCAAAATCGGTGGAGCTGCATGACAAAGTCATCGGGCATTATCTGAACATAAAACACTATCAATAA
- the thiM gene encoding hydroxyethylthiazole kinase yields MQADLLSPAQTMRTVHLLHQHAPLVHCMTNDVVQTFTANVLLALGASPAMVIDASEAAQFSAIASALLINVGTLTQSRAQAMRAAVESANRANTPWTLDPVAVGALTLRHEFCLDLLKLHPAAIRGNASEIMALAGVSAGGRGVDTTDTAAEALPAAQSLARVSGAIVAVTGEVDYITDGQRTLAVQGGDPLMTRVVGTGCALSAVVSASCALPGDRLEKVAGACALMKFAGQQAAHGRGPGSFVPAFLDALYAMKGEVSA; encoded by the coding sequence ATGCAAGCCGACCTGCTAAGCCCCGCGCAGACAATGCGCACTGTACATCTCCTTCATCAACACGCCCCTCTTGTTCACTGTATGACTAACGACGTCGTACAAACCTTTACCGCAAATGTTCTGCTGGCGCTCGGCGCATCCCCTGCGATGGTGATTGATGCCAGTGAAGCCGCGCAGTTTTCTGCTATTGCCAGCGCGCTGTTAATTAACGTCGGTACGTTAACCCAGTCGCGTGCGCAGGCGATGCGGGCGGCGGTTGAGAGCGCTAATCGTGCCAATACGCCATGGACGCTTGATCCGGTCGCGGTAGGGGCATTGACTCTGCGCCACGAATTCTGTCTCGACCTGCTGAAACTTCACCCGGCGGCCATTCGCGGCAATGCCTCTGAGATTATGGCGCTGGCGGGCGTCAGTGCCGGTGGACGCGGGGTGGATACCACCGATACCGCTGCGGAAGCCCTTCCAGCAGCACAGTCGCTGGCACGAGTGAGTGGGGCGATTGTGGCGGTGACCGGCGAGGTGGATTACATCACCGACGGGCAGCGGACGCTGGCGGTACAAGGTGGGGATCCGCTGATGACGCGTGTGGTGGGCACGGGCTGTGCATTGTCTGCCGTGGTCTCCGCGAGTTGTGCCTTACCGGGCGACCGTCTCGAAAAAGTCGCTGGAGCTTGCGCGCTGATGAAATTCGCCGGACAACAGGCCGCTCACGGTCGTGGGCCGGGGAGTTTTGTACCCGCTTTCCTTGATGCGCTGTACGCGATGAAAGGCGAGGTGAGCGCATGA
- the thiD gene encoding bifunctional hydroxymethylpyrimidine kinase/phosphomethylpyrimidine kinase, producing MKRINALTIAGTDPSGGAGIQADLKTFSALGAYGCSVITALVAQNTRGVQSVYRIEPDFVAAQLDSVFSDVRIDTTKIGMLAETDIVEAVAERLQRYGIQNVVLDTVMLAKSGDPLLSTSAVETLRQHLLPRVSLITPNLPEAAALLDAPHACNEREMLEQGRALRALGCEAVLMKGGHLDDAESPDWLFTAEGEIRFTAPRVVTKNTHGTGCTLSAALAALRPRHNSWQETVPLAKAWLSRALAQADSLEVGEGIGPVHHFHEWW from the coding sequence ATGAAACGGATTAACGCATTGACCATCGCCGGAACCGATCCTAGCGGCGGCGCGGGCATTCAGGCTGACCTCAAAACCTTCTCCGCGCTGGGCGCCTATGGCTGCTCGGTAATCACCGCGCTAGTGGCGCAGAATACGCGAGGCGTGCAATCGGTCTATCGTATAGAACCCGATTTTGTTGCCGCCCAACTGGATTCCGTGTTTAGCGATGTTCGTATTGATACCACTAAAATCGGCATGCTGGCGGAGACGGATATTGTGGAGGCGGTTGCCGAAAGGCTCCAGCGTTATGGTATTCAGAATGTGGTTCTGGACACGGTAATGCTGGCGAAAAGTGGTGACCCGCTACTCTCCACATCGGCGGTAGAAACCTTGCGGCAACACCTGTTGCCACGCGTGTCGTTGATTACGCCAAATCTGCCGGAAGCCGCAGCGTTGCTGGATGCGCCTCATGCCTGTAATGAACGCGAAATGCTCGAACAGGGGCGAGCGCTGCGGGCGCTGGGCTGTGAAGCGGTGCTGATGAAGGGCGGACATCTCGACGATGCCGAAAGCCCGGACTGGCTGTTTACCGCGGAGGGTGAAATACGCTTTACCGCGCCGCGGGTAGTCACTAAAAATACCCACGGTACAGGCTGCACGCTATCGGCGGCGCTGGCAGCATTAAGGCCACGGCATAACAGCTGGCAAGAGACGGTCCCACTCGCTAAAGCCTGGCTCTCGCGGGCATTGGCGCAGGCTGATTCGCTGGAAGTCGGCGAAGGTATCGGCCCGGTGCACCACTTCCATGAATGGTGGTAA